One genomic segment of Mycolicibacterium psychrotolerans includes these proteins:
- the mftA gene encoding mycofactocin precursor MftA (Mycofactocin is a small molecule electron carrier derived from the final two amino acids, Val-Tyr, of MftA, the mycofactocin precursor. It plays a role in redox homeostasis and the metabolism of alcohols and aldehydes in Actinobacteria, including Mycobacterium tuberculosis.): MEPSQHTENDELVTESLVEEVSIDGMCGVY; the protein is encoded by the coding sequence ATGGAGCCGAGTCAGCACACCGAGAACGACGAGCTCGTCACCGAGAGCCTGGTCGAAGAGGTCTCCATCGACGGGATGTGCGGGGTCTACTGA
- the mftE gene encoding mycofactocin biosynthesis peptidyl-dipeptidase MftE: MNSAYHARVAFPRELGNSTSRQLQNSSPALVVPVGSTEQHGPHLPLDTDTRIATAVADALVALLRERTPDPWMVAPAIGYGASGEHEGFAGTVSIGTPALAELLVEFGRSACRWASRLVFVNGHGGNVEALRRAVTLLRYEGRDAGWCSCVAAQADAHAGHTETSVLLHISPHVVRDDLLVAGNLSPLTELMPQLRRGGVAAVSSLGILGDPTTATAEEGGRIFAEMLDACMGRVTRWAPDREGLLT; encoded by the coding sequence GTGAATTCGGCCTACCATGCTCGCGTGGCTTTTCCCCGCGAGCTCGGGAACTCAACGTCGAGGCAGCTGCAGAATTCGTCGCCCGCGCTGGTCGTCCCGGTCGGTTCCACCGAGCAGCACGGACCTCATCTGCCGCTGGACACCGACACTCGCATCGCGACCGCCGTCGCCGACGCACTCGTGGCGCTCCTGCGAGAGCGGACGCCCGACCCGTGGATGGTTGCTCCGGCAATCGGTTACGGCGCCAGCGGTGAGCACGAGGGATTCGCCGGGACCGTTTCTATTGGCACACCGGCACTGGCGGAACTGCTCGTCGAGTTCGGGCGATCGGCGTGCCGGTGGGCATCGCGGCTGGTGTTCGTCAACGGCCACGGCGGCAACGTGGAGGCGCTGCGCCGGGCGGTCACCCTGCTGCGCTACGAGGGGCGCGACGCGGGCTGGTGCTCCTGCGTAGCTGCGCAGGCCGACGCGCACGCCGGCCATACTGAAACATCTGTATTGCTACATATTTCGCCGCACGTCGTGCGCGATGACCTTTTGGTGGCCGGTAACCTTTCGCCGTTGACGGAGTTGATGCCACAATTGCGCCGCGGGGGAGTCGCCGCCGTCAGTTCGCTGGGGATCCTGGGGGACCCCACGACGGCGACGGCGGAAGAAGGGGGCAGGATCTTTGCTGAGATGCTCGACGCGTGCATGGGCCGCGTCACTCGGTGGGCACCCGACCGCGAGGGGCTGTTGACGTGA
- the mftF gene encoding mycofactocin biosynthesis glycosyltransferase MftF (Members of this protein family, MftF, are glycosyltransferases, members of PF00535 (glycosyl transferase family 2). The encoding gene is found as part of the mycofactocin cassette, in Mycobacterium tuberculosis, many other Actinobacteria, and occasional members of other lineages. Mycofactocin itself, a putative redox carrier, is a heavily modified derivative of the C-terminal Val-Tyr dipeptide of the mycofactocin precursor MftA (TIGR03969).) encodes MNGPRLPDGFAVQVDRRVRVLGEGAALLGGSPTRLLRLAPAAQTMLTGGRLEVHDAVSAQLARTLLDATVAHPRPLTGPSHRDVTVVIPVRDNPTGLTRLLTALRGLQVVIVDDGSATPVSDTDFDGVHCDLRILRLDRSKGPAAARNAGLAACNTDFVAFLDSDVVPRRGWLEALLGHFCDPAVALVAPRIVALHPSDSVVARYEAVRSSLDLGLREAPVVPFGTVSYVPSAAIICRRRVLIELGGFDETLTSGEDVDLCWRLNEAGARLRYEPIAMVAHDHRTELRKWFARKSFYGGSAAPLSIRHPGKTAPLVISGWTLVVWMLVALGSCFGYVASAAVAAITGRRIAKSLSSVQTEPLEVAVVAAQGLWSAALQLASAICRHYWPVALVAAVLSRRCRQVVLVAAVLDGVFDWATRSHGSADDDTKRVGVFTYLLLKRLDDIAYGLGLWTGVVRERHAGALKPQIRT; translated from the coding sequence GTGAACGGGCCTCGCCTGCCGGACGGCTTCGCCGTCCAGGTGGATCGACGCGTGCGCGTCCTCGGGGAGGGCGCCGCGCTGCTCGGCGGCTCGCCGACCAGACTGCTGCGGCTGGCGCCCGCCGCGCAAACGATGCTCACCGGCGGCAGGCTCGAAGTGCACGACGCGGTCAGCGCCCAATTGGCCCGCACTCTTCTCGATGCCACCGTGGCCCATCCCCGGCCGTTGACCGGACCGTCGCATCGTGACGTGACGGTCGTGATCCCGGTGCGGGACAACCCCACTGGCCTGACCCGGCTGCTCACTGCGCTGCGCGGGCTGCAGGTGGTGATCGTCGACGACGGCTCCGCGACACCGGTCAGCGACACCGACTTCGACGGCGTGCACTGCGACCTCCGGATTCTGCGCCTGGACCGCAGCAAGGGCCCGGCCGCCGCCCGCAACGCCGGGCTGGCGGCCTGCAACACCGACTTCGTGGCGTTCCTCGACTCCGACGTGGTGCCGCGCCGAGGCTGGCTCGAGGCGCTGCTCGGACATTTCTGCGACCCGGCCGTCGCGCTCGTCGCGCCGCGAATCGTCGCGCTGCATCCGTCCGACAGCGTCGTGGCCCGGTACGAGGCCGTCCGCTCGTCGCTGGACCTCGGGCTGCGGGAGGCGCCGGTGGTGCCGTTCGGCACCGTCTCCTACGTGCCCAGTGCCGCGATCATCTGCCGGCGCAGGGTGCTGATCGAGTTGGGCGGCTTCGACGAGACCCTGACCTCCGGCGAGGATGTCGATCTGTGCTGGCGGCTCAACGAGGCAGGCGCGCGGCTGCGCTACGAGCCGATCGCGATGGTTGCCCATGACCACCGCACCGAGCTACGAAAGTGGTTCGCGCGCAAGTCTTTCTACGGCGGATCGGCAGCACCGCTGTCCATCCGCCATCCCGGCAAGACCGCCCCGCTGGTGATCTCGGGCTGGACGCTGGTGGTCTGGATGCTGGTTGCGCTCGGCTCTTGTTTCGGATACGTGGCGTCGGCGGCGGTGGCCGCGATCACCGGCCGGCGAATCGCCAAGTCGCTGTCGAGCGTGCAGACCGAACCCCTGGAGGTGGCCGTGGTCGCCGCACAGGGTCTGTGGTCGGCGGCGCTGCAACTGGCGTCGGCGATCTGCCGGCACTACTGGCCGGTGGCCCTTGTCGCGGCGGTCCTCTCTCGGCGGTGTCGCCAGGTGGTGTTGGTGGCCGCGGTGCTCGACGGGGTGTTCGACTGGGCCACCCGCAGCCATGGCAGCGCCGACGACGACACGAAGCGTGTCGGGGTGTTCACCTACCTGTTGCTCAAGCGACTCGACGACATCGCCTACGGTCTCGGACTCTGGACCGGGGTGGTGCGGGAACGCCACGCCGGGGCGCTCAAGCCGCAGATCCGAACCTGA
- the mftG gene encoding mycofactocin dehydrogenase MftG — protein sequence MADVLIIGAGSAGSVLAERLSADERCHVVVVESGPAPTDPRVGDQITDGLRLPLGEASAVARRYTTTLTDHPRRSVQIMRGAVVGGSGAINGGYFCRALPADVDGWGLPGWAWADVLPHFKAIERDLDFGGEPHGTAGPITVRRVAEFDGSTAAFVRSARDAGFAWVDDLNGSTLQRPVPPGVGAVPLNIDRGTRVGPGGAFLEPAMHRRNLTVLTDTRVGRIRFDGGRAVGADVIGPGGPATLRADRVVLCAGAIGSAHLLMLSGIGPAAVLSGAGVPVAVDLPVGVDTVDHPEWVLPVSWPATHGVPPLEAVLTTADGVEIRPYTAGFGAMTTGRRDDPTDQPHLGVTLMRPVSRGRITLASADPDRDPVIEHRYDSAPADGRLLRDGTAVALEIAGDTVQAEPSWATSQHLCGTARMGRDTDAAAVVDTRCRVRGVEGLWVVDGSVLPSIPSRGPHATIVMAAHRAAEFIA from the coding sequence TTGGCTGACGTCCTGATCATCGGCGCGGGCAGCGCCGGATCCGTCCTGGCGGAGCGGCTCTCCGCCGACGAGCGCTGCCACGTCGTCGTCGTCGAATCGGGGCCCGCCCCCACCGATCCGCGGGTCGGAGATCAGATCACCGACGGCCTGCGGCTGCCGCTGGGGGAGGCGAGCGCGGTCGCGCGGCGCTACACCACCACCCTCACCGACCATCCGCGGCGCTCGGTGCAGATCATGCGCGGCGCGGTCGTCGGCGGATCCGGCGCGATCAACGGCGGGTACTTCTGCCGGGCGCTACCCGCCGACGTCGACGGATGGGGGCTGCCGGGGTGGGCATGGGCCGACGTGCTGCCGCACTTCAAGGCCATCGAGCGCGACCTCGACTTCGGCGGCGAGCCGCACGGCACGGCGGGACCGATCACGGTGCGCCGCGTCGCCGAATTCGACGGTTCCACAGCGGCCTTCGTCCGCTCGGCCCGGGATGCGGGCTTTGCGTGGGTCGACGACCTGAACGGTTCGACCCTCCAGCGGCCGGTGCCGCCGGGGGTCGGAGCGGTGCCGCTGAACATCGACCGCGGCACGCGGGTCGGCCCCGGCGGGGCGTTCCTCGAACCGGCGATGCACCGGCGCAACCTGACGGTGCTCACCGACACCCGGGTCGGCCGGATCCGGTTCGACGGCGGCCGCGCGGTCGGGGCCGACGTCATCGGACCGGGCGGACCCGCCACGCTGCGTGCCGATCGGGTGGTGCTGTGCGCCGGGGCCATCGGCTCGGCGCATCTGCTGATGCTGTCGGGCATCGGGCCTGCCGCCGTGCTGAGCGGCGCCGGGGTGCCGGTCGCGGTCGACCTGCCGGTGGGGGTCGACACGGTCGACCACCCGGAGTGGGTGCTGCCCGTCAGCTGGCCGGCCACCCATGGTGTGCCGCCGCTGGAGGCGGTGCTCACCACTGCCGACGGGGTGGAGATCCGGCCGTACACGGCGGGCTTCGGCGCGATGACCACCGGCCGTCGCGACGACCCGACCGATCAGCCCCACCTCGGCGTGACGCTGATGCGGCCGGTCTCGCGGGGCCGGATCACGCTCGCGTCGGCCGATCCCGACCGCGACCCCGTGATCGAGCACCGGTACGACAGCGCGCCCGCCGATGGCCGCCTGCTGCGTGACGGCACCGCGGTCGCCCTCGAAATCGCCGGCGACACAGTGCAAGCGGAGCCGTCCTGGGCGACGTCGCAGCACCTGTGCGGCACCGCGCGGATGGGTCGCGACACCGACGCGGCCGCCGTGGTGGACACCCGGTGCCGGGTACGGGGCGTCGAGGGGTTGTGGGTGGTCGACGGGTCGGTGCTGCCGTCGATCCCCAGTCGCGGTCCGCACGCGACCATCGTGATGGCCGCTCACCGTGCCGCGGAGTTCATCGCCTGA
- the mftD gene encoding pre-mycofactocin synthase MftD (MftD, an enzyme found in the mycofactocin biosynthesis locus, performs an oxidative deamination of 3-amino-5-[(p-hydroxyphenyl)methyl]-4,4-dimethyl-2-pyrrolidinone (AHDP). The resulting compound, now called pre-mycofactocin (PMFT), is a biologically active redox cofactor that can oxidize the non-exchangeable NADH of TIGR03971 family SDR-type oxidoreductases.), with protein MARDTWFETVAIAQQRAKKRLPKSAYSSLISASEKGVTVSDNVESFAELGFAPHVIGATEKRDMGTTVLGQGISLPVIISPTGVQAVDPDGEVAVARAAAARGTAMGLSSFASKPIEEVTAVNDKIFFQIYWLGSRDDILARMERARAAGAKGLILTTDWSFSHGRDWGSPKIPEQMDLKTMIRMSPEVITKPRWFFSFAKHLRPPDLRVPNQGRRGETGPTFFEAYGQWMGTPPPTWEDVAWLREQWGGPFLLKGMVRVDDAKRAVDAGVSAITVSNHGGNNLDGTPAAIRCLPAIADAVGDQVEVLLDGGIRRGSDVVKAVALGARAVMIGRAYLWGLAANGQAGVENVLDIMRGGVDSALMALGKSSIHDLTRDDVLIPDGFTRILGA; from the coding sequence ATGGCACGTGATACCTGGTTCGAGACCGTCGCCATCGCCCAGCAGCGGGCGAAGAAGCGGCTGCCGAAATCGGCCTACTCCTCCCTGATCTCGGCGAGCGAGAAGGGCGTGACGGTTTCCGACAACGTCGAGTCGTTCGCCGAACTCGGCTTCGCGCCGCACGTCATCGGCGCCACCGAGAAGCGTGACATGGGGACAACGGTTCTGGGTCAGGGCATTTCGCTGCCGGTCATCATCTCGCCCACCGGCGTGCAGGCCGTCGACCCCGATGGCGAGGTGGCCGTCGCGCGCGCCGCCGCGGCCCGGGGTACCGCGATGGGGCTGTCCTCGTTCGCGAGCAAGCCCATCGAAGAGGTCACCGCGGTCAACGACAAGATCTTCTTCCAGATCTACTGGCTCGGCAGCCGCGACGACATCCTGGCGCGGATGGAACGAGCCCGGGCGGCCGGGGCCAAGGGCCTGATCTTGACCACCGACTGGAGCTTCTCGCACGGTCGCGACTGGGGCAGCCCGAAGATCCCCGAGCAGATGGACCTCAAGACCATGATCCGGATGTCTCCGGAGGTCATCACCAAGCCGCGGTGGTTCTTCAGCTTCGCCAAGCACCTGCGCCCGCCCGACCTGCGGGTTCCCAACCAGGGGCGGCGCGGTGAGACCGGCCCGACGTTCTTCGAGGCCTACGGCCAGTGGATGGGCACCCCTCCGCCGACGTGGGAAGACGTCGCGTGGCTGCGCGAACAGTGGGGTGGCCCGTTCCTGCTCAAGGGCATGGTGCGCGTCGACGACGCGAAACGTGCTGTCGATGCGGGTGTTTCGGCGATCACGGTGTCCAACCACGGTGGCAACAACCTGGACGGGACGCCGGCGGCGATCCGGTGCCTGCCGGCCATCGCCGATGCGGTGGGCGACCAGGTCGAGGTTTTGCTGGACGGCGGCATCAGGCGGGGCAGCGACGTCGTCAAGGCGGTTGCTCTGGGTGCCCGTGCGGTGATGATCGGCCGGGCCTATCTGTGGGGTCTGGCCGCCAACGGTCAGGCCGGTGTGGAGAACGTCCTGGACATCATGCGCGGTGGCGTCGATTCGGCGCTGATGGCACTGGGCAAGTCCTCGATTCACGATCTGACCCGCGACGATGTCCTGATTCCCGACGGTTTCACCCGCATCCTGGGGGCGTGA
- a CDS encoding RNA polymerase sigma factor translates to MSAETEADRAPRTLLALYDEALPAVYGYFVRRCGDRGTAEDPPDEWDAELDRIVAEQVLARLNEQHRTVLALRYMDDCSVGECAELIGRTVHATEALLVRTRRAFREQYPHREGGRP, encoded by the coding sequence GTGAGCGCCGAAACCGAGGCCGACCGGGCTCCACGGACGCTGCTCGCGCTGTACGACGAGGCTCTACCCGCCGTCTACGGGTACTTCGTCAGGCGCTGCGGTGACCGCGGAACGGCGGAAGACCCGCCCGACGAGTGGGACGCCGAACTGGACCGCATCGTCGCCGAACAGGTGCTGGCTCGGCTGAACGAGCAGCACCGCACCGTGCTGGCGCTGCGCTACATGGACGACTGCTCGGTCGGTGAGTGCGCCGAGTTGATCGGCCGCACGGTGCACGCCACCGAAGCGCTGCTGGTTCGCACGCGGCGCGCGTTCCGAGAGCAGTACCCCCACCGGGAAGGAGGAAGGCCGTGA
- a CDS encoding VOC family protein, which yields MSEFHDPLDVLRGGDLPVAPDPAFAARLRSRLEAAADLFERQPERTRGVSMSGTDTVLAELAAPSPPRAAAIPYLAVADARRALSWYADAFGAAAVGDPFVMDDGRVGHAELAIAGGVFYLADEYPELGLKAPARQHVSVSLMLTVPDVDAALRRARDLGADVQREPYDAHEARNATIVDPFGHRWMLTGPVAGAVAPIRHGDAAYVALWTPDAQRAAAFYGYVLGWQYEPATGRVRKPGLRIGLSSTPGDSTLFCCYAVDDLAAARAAITDGGGTIGDVEQFDFGTVLTAADSQGRRFGVVVAAPGEPRPALNGSGPGDLSYITYETPESAGLRSFYGRVLSWTFDAGRISDGWAVRDSHPMAGAAGGCDAPVTVPMWTVTDIDAAVARVGEAGGSIIDAPSQQAYGKSALCTDDQGTRFYLGEV from the coding sequence GTGAGCGAATTCCACGATCCGTTGGACGTGCTGCGCGGCGGCGATCTTCCCGTCGCGCCCGATCCGGCGTTCGCCGCCCGACTGCGGTCGCGGCTGGAGGCTGCCGCGGACCTGTTCGAACGTCAACCGGAGCGAACCCGAGGAGTGAGCATGAGCGGCACCGACACCGTCCTGGCGGAACTGGCCGCCCCGTCGCCCCCCAGGGCCGCCGCGATCCCGTATCTCGCGGTCGCCGACGCCCGCCGGGCCCTCTCCTGGTACGCGGACGCCTTCGGCGCCGCCGCCGTCGGCGATCCGTTCGTGATGGACGACGGCCGCGTCGGCCACGCTGAACTGGCGATCGCCGGCGGGGTGTTCTACCTCGCCGACGAGTATCCCGAGCTGGGCCTGAAAGCGCCTGCGAGGCAGCATGTCTCGGTCAGCCTGATGCTCACGGTGCCCGACGTGGACGCCGCGTTGCGACGCGCCCGCGACCTCGGCGCCGATGTGCAGCGGGAGCCCTACGACGCCCACGAGGCGCGTAACGCCACGATCGTCGACCCGTTCGGGCACCGGTGGATGCTCACCGGGCCTGTGGCCGGCGCGGTGGCGCCGATCCGGCACGGTGATGCCGCATACGTGGCGCTGTGGACGCCCGATGCGCAGCGGGCGGCCGCGTTCTACGGATACGTGCTGGGGTGGCAATACGAGCCGGCCACGGGTCGGGTGCGCAAGCCCGGGCTGCGCATCGGATTGTCCTCCACCCCAGGTGATTCCACGCTGTTCTGCTGCTATGCGGTCGACGATCTGGCGGCGGCACGGGCGGCGATCACCGACGGCGGCGGCACGATCGGCGACGTCGAGCAGTTCGACTTCGGCACGGTACTCACGGCCGCGGATTCGCAGGGCCGCCGGTTCGGTGTCGTCGTCGCCGCGCCGGGCGAACCCCGTCCGGCGCTCAACGGTTCGGGTCCGGGCGACCTGTCGTACATCACCTACGAAACACCCGAGTCGGCCGGCTTGCGGTCGTTCTACGGCCGCGTGCTGTCCTGGACGTTCGACGCCGGCCGGATTTCTGACGGCTGGGCTGTCCGGGACTCCCATCCCATGGCGGGTGCCGCAGGAGGCTGCGACGCACCGGTCACCGTGCCGATGTGGACCGTCACCGATATCGATGCCGCCGTCGCGCGGGTCGGGGAGGCGGGGGGTTCGATCATCGACGCGCCGTCGCAACAGGCGTACGGGAAGTCCGCGCTGTGCACCGACGATCAAGGCACCCGGTTCTATCTCGGCGAGGTCTGA
- the mftC gene encoding mycofactocin radical SAM maturase (MftC is a radical SAM/SPASM enzyme that catalyzes the first two steps in biosynthesis of the electron carrier mycofactocin from the terminal Val-Tyr dipeptide of the precursor peptide MftA.), with protein MTVTAPVPRLVDQFERGLDAPICLTWELTYACNLSCVHCLSSSGKRDPRELTTRQCMDIIDELERMQVFYVNIGGGEPTVRSDFWELVDYATAHHVGVKFSTNGVRITEEVAAKLAASDYVDVQISLDGATAEVNDAVRGPGSFAMATRALDNLRAAGFTDAKISVVVTRHNVDQLDDFKALADAYGATLRITRLRPSGRGADVWDELHPTPAQQVQLYDWLVAHGERVLTGDSFFHLSGLGEPGALAGLNLCGAGRVVCLIDPVGDVYACPFAIHDTFLAGNIVTDNGFQSVWQNSELFRELREPQSAGACGSCGHYDACRGGCMAAKFFTGLPLDGPDPECVQGYGEPALALDRDKPKPSVDHSRSGGRTPKGPIPLTLLSAPPKKFCNESPV; from the coding sequence ATGACCGTCACCGCACCCGTGCCCCGCCTGGTCGACCAGTTCGAACGCGGCCTGGACGCGCCGATCTGCCTGACGTGGGAGCTGACCTACGCCTGCAACCTGTCCTGCGTGCACTGTCTGTCCTCATCGGGCAAGCGCGATCCGCGCGAGCTGACCACGCGGCAGTGCATGGACATCATCGACGAGCTGGAACGCATGCAGGTGTTCTATGTGAACATCGGCGGCGGCGAGCCCACCGTGCGGTCGGATTTCTGGGAGCTCGTCGACTATGCGACGGCCCACCATGTCGGGGTCAAGTTCTCCACCAACGGCGTGCGCATCACCGAAGAGGTCGCGGCCAAGCTGGCGGCCAGCGACTACGTCGACGTGCAGATCTCGCTGGACGGCGCCACCGCGGAGGTCAACGACGCGGTGCGTGGTCCCGGTTCGTTCGCGATGGCGACGCGTGCGCTGGACAACCTGCGCGCGGCCGGCTTCACCGACGCCAAGATCTCGGTGGTCGTGACGCGCCACAACGTCGACCAACTCGACGACTTCAAGGCGCTGGCCGACGCCTACGGCGCGACGCTGCGCATCACCCGGCTGCGTCCCTCGGGCCGCGGCGCCGACGTCTGGGACGAACTGCACCCCACACCGGCCCAGCAGGTGCAGCTCTACGACTGGCTGGTCGCCCACGGCGAACGGGTGCTCACCGGCGACTCGTTCTTCCACCTGTCGGGGCTGGGCGAACCCGGCGCGCTGGCCGGGCTCAACCTGTGCGGAGCCGGTCGGGTGGTCTGCCTGATCGACCCCGTCGGCGACGTCTACGCCTGCCCGTTCGCCATCCACGACACGTTCCTGGCTGGAAACATCGTCACCGACAACGGTTTTCAGAGCGTCTGGCAGAACTCCGAGCTCTTCCGTGAGCTGCGCGAGCCGCAGTCGGCCGGGGCGTGCGGTAGCTGCGGACACTACGACGCGTGCCGCGGCGGGTGCATGGCTGCGAAGTTCTTCACCGGTCTGCCGCTGGACGGTCCTGATCCCGAGTGCGTCCAGGGGTACGGCGAACCCGCGCTGGCCCTGGACCGGGACAAGCCCAAGCCCAGCGTCGACCACTCGCGTAGCGGCGGCCGCACTCCCAAGGGCCCGATCCCGCTCACCCTGCTGAGCGCCCCTCCCAAGAAATTCTGCAACGAAAGTCCTGTGTAG
- the mftR gene encoding mycofactocin system transcriptional regulator (MftR, the mycofactocin system transcriptional regulator, is an uncharacterized TetR family DNA-binding transcription factor. Its role is inferred by context. It occurs as part of the biosynthesis locus for mycofactocin, a partially characterized electron carrier derived from the terminal Val-Tyr dipeptide of the precursor peptide MftA, through a radical SAM enzyme-mediated process.) — protein sequence MQPARARVGRRRSTSWEHISAVAIDLFSERGFDDVSVDDVAAAAGIARRTLFRYYPSKNALPWGDFDAHLGLMQGLLAATDPDAPVHEALRSALLAFNDFDDADRHRQRMRLILETEALQAYSMTMYAGWRAVVASFVAARLGISPADLLPQTAAWTMLAVALAAYEQWLADESVSLAAALGDAFDLLAGGLAGLETRVSESARPPRR from the coding sequence ATGCAACCCGCCAGGGCACGGGTGGGCCGCCGCCGGTCCACGAGCTGGGAGCACATCAGCGCCGTCGCGATCGATCTGTTCTCCGAGCGCGGCTTCGACGATGTCAGCGTCGACGACGTCGCGGCGGCGGCGGGCATCGCCCGCCGCACCCTGTTCCGCTACTACCCCTCGAAGAACGCCCTGCCGTGGGGTGACTTCGACGCGCATCTCGGTCTGATGCAGGGACTGTTGGCCGCCACCGATCCGGACGCGCCGGTGCACGAGGCGCTGCGTTCCGCGCTGCTGGCCTTCAACGATTTCGACGACGCCGACCGGCACCGCCAGCGCATGCGGCTGATTCTGGAAACGGAAGCACTGCAGGCGTATTCGATGACGATGTACGCCGGGTGGCGGGCGGTGGTGGCCTCGTTCGTGGCGGCGCGACTGGGCATCTCCCCTGCCGATCTCCTCCCCCAGACCGCGGCCTGGACGATGCTCGCGGTGGCGCTGGCCGCCTACGAGCAGTGGCTGGCCGACGAGTCGGTGTCCCTGGCCGCCGCGCTGGGGGATGCGTTCGATCTGCTGGCCGGCGGGCTGGCCGGGCTGGAAACTCGGGTGTCGGAATCTGCCCGTCCACCGCGACGATGA
- the mftB gene encoding mycofactocin biosynthesis chaperone MftB (MftB, a small protein, is a peptide chaperone that assists the radical SAM enzyme MftC in performing two modifications to the C-terminal Val-Tyr dipeptide of the mycofactocin precursor peptide, MftA. MftB's role is analogous to the role of PqqD in the biosynthesis of PQQ, a cofactor that derives entirely from a Tyr and a Glu in the precursor PqqA.) encodes MTAPTFDPDQRWRLHPQVAVRPEPFGALLYHFGTRKLSFLKNRTIVEVINSLGDHPDVRSACRAAGVEDSQLSPYLHAMSVLVASNMLIAGEDR; translated from the coding sequence ATGACCGCGCCGACCTTCGATCCGGACCAGCGCTGGCGGCTGCATCCGCAGGTTGCCGTCCGGCCCGAGCCGTTCGGCGCGCTGCTCTACCACTTCGGGACCCGCAAGCTGTCGTTCCTGAAGAACCGGACGATCGTCGAGGTGATCAACTCGCTGGGTGATCACCCCGACGTTCGATCCGCTTGTCGCGCAGCAGGAGTCGAGGACTCCCAGCTGTCGCCCTACCTGCACGCGATGAGCGTGCTGGTCGCGTCGAACATGTTGATCGCAGGAGAGGACCGATGA